In Saccharothrix violaceirubra, the following are encoded in one genomic region:
- a CDS encoding tRNA adenosine deaminase-associated protein — MADQEPVNGFAVAVVREDGRWRCTRMEGSALAELDAAITELRRLRSTGAVFGLLAVDDEFFVILRPVPGGVSLLLSDAAAALDYDIAADVLDLLRVDPPDEDDEELWPEGDLAVLADVGMPKHELQVIVDEVDLYPDEQLQMIAQRCGFGEEFTALLDTIQA, encoded by the coding sequence ATGGCAGACCAGGAGCCGGTCAACGGCTTCGCTGTCGCGGTGGTCCGGGAGGACGGCCGCTGGCGGTGCACCAGGATGGAAGGTTCGGCCCTCGCGGAACTGGACGCGGCGATCACCGAGCTGCGCCGGCTGCGCTCGACGGGCGCGGTCTTCGGACTGCTGGCCGTCGACGACGAGTTCTTCGTGATCCTGCGCCCGGTGCCCGGCGGGGTCTCCCTGCTGCTGTCCGACGCGGCGGCGGCACTGGACTACGACATCGCGGCCGATGTCCTGGACCTGCTGCGCGTCGACCCGCCGGACGAGGACGACGAGGAGCTGTGGCCCGAGGGCGACCTCGCGGTGCTGGCGGACGTCGGCATGCCCAAGCACGAACTCCAGGTGATCGTGGACGAGGTCGACCTGTACCCGGACGAGCAGTTGCAGATGATCGCCCAGCGGTGCGGGTTCGGCGAGGAGTTCACGGCGTTGTTGGACACCATCCAGGCGTGA
- a CDS encoding M20 metallopeptidase family protein: MSTTLPNTRTTTPEPRFTGLAEAARALQPRTVALRRQVHRHPEQGLTLPTTQAAIRHALNGLPLEITEGTSTTSLTAVLRGAKPGPTVLLRGDMDALPLQEETGLDFASEVDGTMHACGHDTHVAMLASAARLLSDRRDELAGQVVFMFQPGEEGHHGAKFMLDEGVLDAAGTPVERALALHISSKLQSGVVTSRPGPMMASADEFFVTVTGQGGHGGMPHNALDPVPAAAALIGAFQTLVARRVNAHHPAIVSVTRLAAGTTTNIIPEKAYLDGTVRTLSEDTRKFVLAELETIATHIAAAHGCRAEVRIKPGYPVTINDDTVGTHVLDVTATALGARWAVPMADPLMGAEDWSYVLQRVPGALAFLGACPPGVDIEKAEANHSSKVLFDESAMEHGVAVYAAFALDALR, translated from the coding sequence ATGAGCACAACTCTGCCGAACACCCGCACGACCACTCCCGAGCCGAGGTTCACGGGGCTGGCGGAAGCTGCGCGCGCACTCCAGCCCCGGACGGTCGCCCTGCGTCGTCAGGTGCACCGCCACCCGGAGCAGGGTCTGACCCTCCCGACGACGCAGGCCGCGATCCGGCACGCGTTGAACGGGCTCCCGTTGGAGATCACCGAGGGCACGTCCACGACCTCGCTCACCGCCGTGCTGCGCGGTGCCAAGCCCGGTCCGACCGTGCTGCTGCGCGGCGACATGGACGCGTTGCCGTTGCAGGAGGAGACCGGCCTGGACTTCGCCTCCGAGGTCGACGGCACGATGCACGCGTGCGGCCACGACACGCACGTGGCCATGCTCGCGTCGGCCGCGCGGCTGCTGAGCGACCGGCGGGACGAACTCGCGGGCCAGGTCGTGTTCATGTTCCAGCCCGGCGAGGAAGGCCACCACGGCGCCAAGTTCATGCTCGACGAGGGCGTGCTGGACGCGGCGGGCACGCCGGTCGAGCGGGCGTTGGCGCTGCACATCTCGTCGAAGCTCCAGTCGGGCGTGGTCACGTCGCGGCCCGGCCCGATGATGGCGTCGGCGGACGAGTTCTTCGTGACGGTCACCGGTCAGGGCGGGCACGGCGGCATGCCGCACAACGCGCTGGACCCGGTGCCCGCGGCGGCGGCGTTGATCGGCGCGTTCCAGACCCTGGTGGCACGGCGGGTCAACGCGCACCACCCGGCGATCGTGTCCGTGACGCGGCTGGCGGCGGGCACCACGACCAACATCATCCCGGAGAAGGCGTACCTGGACGGCACCGTGCGGACGCTGTCCGAGGACACGCGGAAGTTCGTGCTCGCCGAGCTGGAGACGATCGCCACGCACATCGCCGCCGCGCACGGGTGCAGGGCCGAGGTGCGGATCAAGCCCGGCTACCCCGTGACGATCAACGACGACACGGTCGGCACGCACGTGCTCGACGTGACCGCGACCGCGCTCGGCGCCCGCTGGGCGGTGCCCATGGCCGACCCGCTGATGGGTGCCGAGGACTGGTCGTACGTGCTCCAGCGGGTGCCGGGCGCGTTGGCGTTCCTGGGCGCGTGCCCGCCGGGCGTGGACATCGAGAAGGCCGAGGCCAACCACTCCAGCAAGGTGTTGTTCGACGAGTCCGCGATGGAGCACGGCGTCGCCGTGTACGCCGCGTTCGCGCTCGACGCCCTGCGCTGA
- a CDS encoding prephenate dehydrogenase — translation MRDVCVVGLGLIGGSVARAARAAGREVWGATASPADAEAARGDGVEVSDLAAALDRAARSDALVVVAVPLPAVEEVLRAVPAGTRVTDVVSVKGPVADLVRRVAPGVRYVGGHPMAGTSASGWAAGRADLFRDAAWVVALDDDASPDLLLDVIALALDTGAHVVPTTSAEHDAAVARISHLPHLLAAVLASVGADGGALALSLAAGSFGDGTRVAGTRPELVRAMCEGNRTALLDAVDDALGRLGAARGSLASTGGLAKTIDAGHAARGSLDAIRSSTGTPFDLDLTAPDALERLRALGREGGRVTSLEGATLRARTS, via the coding sequence GTGCGTGACGTCTGCGTGGTCGGGTTGGGGTTGATCGGTGGTTCCGTCGCTCGGGCCGCCCGCGCGGCCGGGCGGGAGGTGTGGGGTGCCACGGCCTCGCCCGCCGACGCCGAGGCGGCCCGGGGCGACGGGGTCGAGGTGTCGGACCTGGCCGCGGCGCTCGACCGGGCCGCGAGGTCAGATGCCCTGGTCGTGGTCGCCGTTCCGCTGCCCGCCGTCGAGGAGGTCCTGCGCGCGGTCCCGGCCGGCACGCGGGTGACCGACGTGGTCAGCGTCAAGGGTCCGGTCGCCGACCTGGTACGCCGGGTCGCGCCGGGCGTCCGCTACGTCGGCGGGCACCCGATGGCCGGCACGTCCGCGTCCGGGTGGGCGGCGGGCCGGGCCGACCTGTTCCGCGACGCCGCGTGGGTCGTCGCGCTCGACGACGACGCCTCGCCCGACCTGCTGCTCGACGTGATCGCGTTGGCGCTGGACACGGGCGCGCACGTCGTGCCGACCACGTCGGCGGAGCACGATGCCGCCGTGGCCCGCATCTCCCACCTGCCGCACCTGCTGGCGGCCGTGCTGGCGAGCGTCGGCGCGGACGGCGGCGCGCTGGCGTTGTCGTTGGCGGCCGGGTCGTTCGGCGACGGCACGCGGGTCGCCGGCACCCGGCCCGAGCTGGTCCGGGCGATGTGCGAGGGGAATCGCACGGCGTTGCTCGACGCGGTCGACGACGCCCTCGGCCGCCTGGGCGCGGCACGGGGATCGCTGGCGTCCACGGGTGGTCTGGCGAAGACGATCGACGCCGGGCACGCGGCACGCGGGTCCCTGGACGCGATCCGGTCGTCGACCGGCACGCCGTTCGACCTGGACCTGACCGCGCCGGACGCCCTTGAGCGCCTGCGGGCACTGGGCCGCGAGGGCGGCCGGGTCACCTCACTCGAAGGTGCAACGTTGCGAGCGCGCACCTCGTAG
- a CDS encoding fibronectin type III domain-containing protein translates to MRRRALAIASVVAVLVGAVVVLREPAPAPPPEVEYLPDARSLSEPTLLSLTAHDATTARAAWTATGGVTDSGFEVRWGDRTVLVHGTEYDLTDLTPDRPVTVEVRALDAHGRRSAPATATTTPRYVPVTDSFSRESLGTPRWRVIDKGEGCLGVRDGLVEIACPAVDLVSTVPIGPGSRFSITTDGPTEGELVVALTPDDHQDLLPAERLPDSVYVRLTPTGAGVESDLPTGTGTMPAGGAFTPATRGVRHRWDLDVRAGSVIVSRDGVEVAGGAFALPWRSGRMRIAARGAAGTTLFTADIPGTPVAADSRPVWVELPPITALLPVPKVNAVPAGDRVRVVVEVGGRGRVEAVRGVELDLDGTKIADLYAERAAGGRYEWTFAVAPGEHRLTARVLPADGGQPTTTDFTFTR, encoded by the coding sequence ATGAGACGTCGTGCCCTGGCGATCGCATCGGTCGTGGCGGTGCTGGTGGGCGCCGTCGTCGTGCTGCGGGAACCGGCGCCCGCGCCGCCGCCGGAGGTCGAGTACCTCCCCGACGCCAGGTCGCTGAGCGAACCCACGCTGCTCTCGCTCACCGCGCACGACGCCACGACCGCGCGTGCCGCGTGGACCGCGACCGGCGGGGTGACCGACAGCGGGTTCGAGGTCCGCTGGGGCGACCGCACCGTGCTGGTGCACGGCACCGAGTACGACCTCACCGACCTCACGCCGGACCGCCCGGTCACGGTCGAGGTGCGGGCGCTGGACGCGCACGGCCGCCGGTCCGCGCCGGCCACCGCCACCACGACGCCGCGCTACGTCCCGGTGACGGACTCGTTCAGCCGCGAGTCCCTCGGCACGCCCCGGTGGCGGGTGATCGACAAGGGCGAGGGGTGCCTGGGCGTGCGCGACGGCCTGGTCGAGATCGCCTGCCCCGCCGTCGACCTCGTCTCGACGGTCCCGATCGGACCGGGCTCCCGGTTCTCGATCACCACCGACGGCCCGACCGAGGGCGAGTTGGTCGTCGCCCTGACGCCCGACGACCACCAGGACCTCCTGCCGGCCGAACGGCTCCCGGACTCGGTGTACGTCAGGCTGACGCCCACCGGCGCGGGCGTGGAAAGCGACCTGCCCACCGGCACCGGGACCATGCCGGCGGGCGGCGCCTTCACCCCGGCGACCAGGGGTGTCCGGCACCGCTGGGACCTGGACGTCCGCGCCGGCTCGGTGATCGTGTCCCGCGACGGCGTCGAGGTCGCCGGCGGTGCGTTCGCGCTCCCGTGGCGGTCGGGCCGGATGCGGATCGCGGCCCGCGGCGCGGCGGGCACGACGCTGTTCACGGCGGACATCCCCGGCACCCCGGTCGCGGCGGACTCCCGGCCGGTGTGGGTCGAACTGCCACCGATCACGGCGCTGCTGCCCGTGCCCAAGGTCAACGCGGTCCCGGCGGGCGATCGCGTCCGGGTGGTCGTCGAGGTCGGCGGACGCGGCCGGGTCGAGGCCGTGCGCGGCGTCGAACTCGACCTCGACGGGACCAAGATCGCCGATCTGTACGCCGAACGCGCGGCGGGCGGCAGGTACGAATGGACGTTCGCCGTCGCGCCGGGGGAACACCGGCTCACCGCGCGGGTCCTGCCCGCCGACGGCGGACAGCCGACGACGACCGACTTCACGTTCACCCGATAG
- a CDS encoding thiolase family protein, protein MERPLILDAARTPFGRYRGGLAGVRVDDLAALPITELLRRHPLDPARVDDVLLGNANGAGEENRDVGRMAALLAGLPPTVPGAAVNRLCGSGGEAIVQAARAVALGDASLVVAGGVEGMTRAPFVVPRPDRPFADRLEPVSTTVGWRLVNRRMRPEWTVSMGRAAEEFAVDLGLTREDMDLFALRSHRRASAAWDAGVHEGFAFTVHLGDGTAVRRDECVRPGTTLERLARLESAYSEKGPVTAGNSSPLGDGATALLVGSEAAAAELGLEPLAEVLGSAVTAVEPHRFPLAPVTAIRKLMTRLKVSGDDVDLWEINEAFAATTLSVLHHLPEADREKVNVHGGAIAYGHPLSASLARVIADLARHLRARGGGLGIAVAAIAVGQALAVAVRS, encoded by the coding sequence ATGGAGCGCCCATTGATCCTGGACGCCGCCCGCACCCCGTTCGGCCGCTACCGCGGCGGTCTGGCCGGGGTGCGCGTCGACGACCTGGCCGCGCTGCCGATCACCGAACTGCTGCGCCGGCACCCGCTCGACCCGGCGCGGGTCGACGACGTGCTGCTCGGCAACGCCAACGGCGCCGGCGAGGAGAACCGGGACGTCGGCCGGATGGCGGCGCTGCTGGCCGGGCTGCCGCCGACCGTGCCGGGTGCCGCGGTGAACCGGCTGTGCGGCTCCGGCGGCGAGGCGATCGTGCAGGCCGCCCGCGCGGTGGCGCTGGGCGACGCCAGCCTGGTCGTGGCGGGTGGCGTGGAGGGCATGACGCGGGCGCCGTTCGTCGTGCCGCGACCCGACCGCCCGTTCGCCGACCGGCTCGAACCCGTGTCCACGACGGTGGGCTGGCGGCTGGTGAACCGGCGGATGCGTCCTGAGTGGACGGTCTCGATGGGACGCGCGGCCGAGGAGTTCGCCGTGGACCTCGGGTTGACGCGCGAGGACATGGACCTGTTCGCGTTGCGCTCGCACCGCCGGGCGTCGGCGGCGTGGGACGCGGGCGTGCACGAGGGGTTCGCGTTCACCGTCCACCTCGGCGACGGGACGGCCGTGCGTCGGGACGAGTGCGTGCGGCCGGGCACGACGCTGGAGCGGTTGGCCCGCCTGGAGTCGGCGTACTCGGAGAAGGGTCCGGTGACGGCGGGCAACTCGTCGCCGTTGGGCGACGGCGCGACCGCGCTGCTCGTGGGGTCCGAGGCGGCGGCGGCGGAGCTGGGGCTGGAGCCGTTGGCCGAGGTGCTCGGGTCCGCGGTGACGGCGGTGGAGCCGCACCGGTTCCCGCTCGCGCCGGTCACCGCGATCCGCAAGCTCATGACCCGGCTCAAGGTGTCCGGCGACGACGTCGACCTGTGGGAGATCAACGAGGCGTTCGCGGCGACGACGCTGTCCGTGCTGCACCACCTGCCCGAGGCGGACCGGGAGAAGGTCAACGTGCACGGCGGGGCGATCGCCTACGGGCACCCGTTGAGCGCGTCGCTGGCCCGGGTGATCGCGGACCTGGCCCGGCACCTGCGCGCGCGGGGCGGCGGGTTGGGCATCGCGGTGGCGGCCATCGCGGTGGGCCAGGCGCTCGCGGTCGCGGTCCGGTCCTGA
- a CDS encoding putative glycolipid-binding domain-containing protein: protein MDTSSDAGARPPGARILTWQGYDVPRLEQVRFLLSERKLRASGRLVTAGDRHFSASFEVSVGDTGAVTRLLLRTATATEERQLSVSRSSEGQWLIDHGGGAERADFDGALDVDVRSAVLFTAIPVRRLNLHREEGGHELPVVRVTLPDLSVELVRQRYRTVSVGDDRSVVAFTDDGVEQLVTVDDAGLVLDRPGVAHRI from the coding sequence GTGGACACGTCCAGCGATGCCGGTGCGCGCCCGCCGGGTGCGCGCATCCTGACCTGGCAGGGCTACGACGTACCCCGGCTCGAACAGGTCCGGTTCCTGCTGTCCGAGCGCAAGCTGCGCGCGTCCGGCCGGCTCGTCACGGCCGGCGACCGGCATTTCAGCGCGTCCTTCGAGGTCTCGGTCGGCGACACCGGCGCCGTGACCCGCCTGCTGCTGCGCACCGCGACCGCGACCGAGGAACGGCAGCTGTCCGTGTCCCGGTCCTCCGAGGGCCAGTGGCTGATCGACCACGGCGGCGGCGCGGAACGCGCGGACTTCGACGGTGCGCTCGACGTGGACGTGCGGTCGGCCGTGCTGTTCACCGCGATCCCGGTCCGCCGGCTCAACCTCCACCGCGAGGAGGGCGGGCACGAACTGCCGGTCGTGCGCGTGACGCTGCCCGACCTGTCGGTCGAACTCGTCCGCCAGCGCTACCGGACGGTGTCCGTCGGCGACGACCGGTCCGTGGTCGCGTTCACCGACGACGGCGTGGAACAGCTCGTGACCGTCGACGACGCGGGCCTCGTGCTCGACCGGCCCGGCGTCGCCCACCGCATCTGA
- a CDS encoding thioester domain-containing protein has translation MAHRLTLKRVGAAVLGASLVLMSGALPALADPVKIVPHPPANEQGMGVHLVGKKDAVNTELIGVKVTSDGKSQTLKTYCVELPTPLEDTTPLHEVPWDQHPNPDTKFKQNAAKVNWVLTHGYPRLTVDEARTKFGLPDLKSSSLIAATQAAVWHYSDGAELTKPDATAEPADVDAHVVKVYDYLTGDDNTGEAEPKPTLDIKPDETVHGKAGERIGPFTVTTTAKQIVLKADLPAGVKLVDKDGKELPYVKAGDAAAKAAPADVTVTDVYIQVEAGTKAGEAEFTVEATATLSQGRLFVSEDRNKKTQSLIVVTPVDVDVRDTAKADWTEVVTTTTTAPSTTPAPTTTQAPSTTPAPTTTTTQAPTTGGQDDDLASTGASIFVPLLIGLGLLGAGAAALIIVRRRKSAA, from the coding sequence ATGGCACACCGGTTGACCTTGAAGCGCGTGGGGGCCGCCGTCCTCGGTGCCTCCCTCGTCCTGATGTCCGGCGCGCTGCCCGCCCTGGCCGACCCGGTGAAGATCGTTCCCCACCCGCCGGCCAACGAGCAGGGCATGGGCGTCCACCTGGTGGGCAAGAAGGACGCGGTCAACACCGAGCTGATCGGTGTGAAGGTGACCAGCGACGGCAAGAGCCAGACGCTCAAGACCTACTGCGTCGAGCTGCCCACCCCGCTCGAGGACACCACGCCGCTGCACGAGGTGCCGTGGGACCAGCACCCGAACCCGGACACCAAGTTCAAGCAGAACGCGGCCAAGGTCAACTGGGTGCTGACGCACGGCTACCCGCGACTGACCGTCGACGAAGCCCGCACCAAGTTCGGCCTGCCCGACCTCAAGTCCAGCTCGCTGATCGCCGCCACCCAGGCCGCCGTGTGGCACTACAGCGACGGTGCCGAGCTGACCAAGCCGGACGCGACCGCCGAGCCCGCCGACGTCGACGCCCACGTGGTCAAGGTCTACGACTACCTGACCGGCGACGACAACACCGGTGAGGCCGAGCCGAAGCCCACGCTCGACATCAAGCCCGACGAGACGGTGCACGGCAAGGCGGGCGAGCGGATCGGTCCGTTCACCGTGACGACCACCGCCAAGCAGATCGTGCTCAAGGCCGACCTGCCCGCCGGCGTCAAGCTGGTCGACAAGGACGGCAAGGAACTGCCGTACGTCAAGGCCGGCGACGCCGCCGCCAAGGCCGCGCCCGCCGACGTCACCGTCACCGACGTCTACATCCAGGTCGAGGCCGGCACCAAGGCCGGCGAGGCGGAGTTCACCGTCGAGGCCACCGCGACCCTGAGCCAGGGCCGGTTGTTCGTCAGCGAGGACCGCAACAAGAAGACGCAGTCGTTGATCGTCGTGACCCCGGTCGACGTCGACGTCCGCGACACCGCCAAGGCCGACTGGACCGAGGTCGTCACCACGACCACCACGGCCCCGTCGACCACGCCGGCGCCGACCACCACCCAGGCCCCGTCCACCACGCCGGCGCCGACGACCACCACCACGCAGGCGCCGACCACCGGCGGCCAGGACGACGACCTGGCCTCCACCGGTGCGTCGATCTTCGTCCCGCTGCTGATCGGTCTCGGTCTGCTGGGTGCCGGTGCCGCCGCGCTGATCATCGTGCGCCGACGGAAGTCCGCCGCGTAG
- a CDS encoding DNA cytosine methyltransferase: MRAPTLKVVDLFSGAGGMSLGFQAHRDFTVVGAADAQIGKPSSRLGSLRCNGTYRDNIGVDPLQVDLGRLDPAVLRQVWNLERGELDVLVACPPCSGFTRISPANHLRDDPRNSLVGRVAAYAAEFRPRVVLLENARELVGGKQRHHLENLAERLIEIGYEVDARKHMLSRFGLPQLRERAMVVAVDAGVPLRTLDDLWRNWEVREQALTVRRAIGRLPEVEAGLAHPDDPMHVSPSFRRDRSLDRMKAIPVDGGSWADLVNGNEGLLNPAQRKIIEAGKWGSHPDVYGRMWWDEPARTIKRECGHVGNGRYAHPDQHRLCTVREMALLQGFPQRFRFDVSVIGNAYRHLGDAVPPLISFQLATLVSWMLTGRHPSVKDLCLPGTSLRPGDIRPVVPADLVA, translated from the coding sequence GTGCGCGCTCCCACTCTCAAGGTCGTCGACCTGTTCTCCGGTGCGGGTGGGATGAGCCTGGGCTTCCAGGCGCACCGCGACTTCACCGTGGTCGGCGCGGCGGACGCGCAGATCGGCAAGCCCTCGTCGCGGCTGGGTTCGTTGCGCTGCAACGGGACCTACCGCGACAACATCGGCGTCGATCCGCTCCAGGTGGACCTCGGCCGCCTCGATCCGGCCGTGCTGCGCCAGGTGTGGAACCTGGAGCGCGGCGAACTGGACGTGCTCGTGGCGTGCCCGCCGTGTTCGGGTTTCACGCGGATCAGCCCGGCGAACCACCTGCGCGACGACCCGCGCAACTCGCTCGTCGGCCGGGTGGCGGCGTACGCGGCCGAGTTCCGGCCCCGCGTCGTGCTGCTGGAGAACGCGCGCGAACTGGTCGGCGGGAAGCAGCGGCACCACCTGGAGAACCTCGCGGAGCGGCTGATCGAGATCGGTTACGAGGTCGACGCGCGCAAGCACATGCTGTCCCGGTTCGGGCTGCCGCAACTGCGCGAGCGGGCGATGGTCGTGGCCGTGGACGCGGGCGTGCCGTTGCGCACCCTGGACGACCTGTGGCGGAACTGGGAGGTCCGGGAGCAGGCGTTGACCGTGCGGCGTGCGATCGGCCGGCTGCCGGAGGTCGAGGCGGGCCTGGCGCACCCGGACGACCCGATGCACGTGTCGCCGTCGTTCCGGCGGGACCGGTCGTTGGACCGGATGAAGGCGATCCCGGTGGACGGCGGGTCGTGGGCGGACCTGGTGAACGGCAACGAGGGTCTGCTCAACCCGGCGCAGCGCAAGATCATCGAGGCGGGCAAGTGGGGTTCGCACCCCGACGTGTACGGCCGGATGTGGTGGGACGAGCCCGCGCGGACGATCAAGCGCGAGTGCGGTCACGTCGGCAACGGCCGCTACGCGCACCCGGACCAGCACCGGCTGTGCACGGTCCGGGAGATGGCGCTGTTGCAGGGTTTTCCGCAACGCTTCCGGTTCGACGTGTCGGTGATCGGCAACGCGTACCGGCACCTCGGGGACGCCGTGCCGCCGTTGATCTCGTTCCAGCTCGCCACGCTGGTGTCGTGGATGTTGACCGGCCGTCACCCGTCGGTGAAGGACCTTTGCCTGCCCGGGACGTCGCTTCGACCGGGTGACATTCGACCGGTGGTCCCGGCCGACCTCGTCGCCTGA
- a CDS encoding NAD-dependent epimerase/dehydratase family protein, whose translation MRVMITGAAGYVGRAVVAELDRAGHAPVPFAGDVRDSAAVEAAVRGVDAVVHLAARSRVRESFDRAAEYFDVNVGGTLNVVRARPAVLLLASTAGVYAPAPSLSEDSPLKPTNPYAASKAVAEEVVRWTPGASAVLRLFNVAGGGDADPTRVITKACLVAAGREPSMRVFGNGSAVRDFVHVRDVARAFVAVLENTSSGHEVYNVGATPASVAEVIATTERVASRPVAVEWAPANPGEVRELRADTAKLRDLGWSPEESGLSDLIADQWRSTGA comes from the coding sequence ATGCGCGTGATGATCACCGGAGCCGCTGGTTACGTGGGCCGCGCGGTCGTCGCGGAACTGGACCGCGCCGGGCACGCACCGGTCCCCTTCGCGGGCGACGTACGGGATTCGGCGGCCGTGGAGGCGGCCGTGCGGGGGGTGGACGCGGTCGTCCACCTGGCCGCGCGCAGCCGGGTGCGCGAGTCGTTCGACCGGGCGGCCGAGTACTTCGACGTGAACGTGGGCGGGACGCTCAACGTGGTGCGCGCGCGTCCGGCCGTGCTGCTGCTGGCCTCGACGGCGGGGGTGTACGCGCCCGCTCCGTCGTTGTCCGAGGATTCGCCCCTGAAGCCAACAAACCCTTATGCCGCTTCGAAAGCCGTCGCCGAGGAGGTCGTGCGGTGGACGCCCGGGGCGAGTGCCGTGCTGCGGCTGTTCAACGTCGCGGGCGGCGGTGACGCGGACCCGACGCGGGTGATCACCAAGGCCTGTCTGGTGGCGGCCGGGCGGGAGCCGTCGATGCGGGTGTTCGGGAACGGGTCGGCCGTGCGGGACTTCGTGCACGTGCGGGACGTGGCGCGGGCGTTCGTCGCGGTCCTGGAGAACACGTCGTCGGGGCACGAGGTCTACAACGTGGGCGCCACCCCGGCGAGCGTCGCCGAGGTGATCGCCACGACGGAACGGGTCGCGTCCCGGCCGGTGGCCGTCGAGTGGGCGCCGGCCAACCCCGGCGAGGTGCGCGAACTCCGGGCCGACACCGCGAAGCTGCGGGACCTGGGGTGGTCGCCCGAGGAGTCCGGGCTGTCCGACCTGATCGCCGACCAGTGGCGGTCCACGGGTGCCTGA
- a CDS encoding ribonuclease Z — protein sequence MSPRELVVLGTASQVPTRTRNHNGYFLRWDDEGFLFDPGEGTQRQMLRAGVAASDVTRLFVTHFHGDHCLGVPGVVQRLSLDNAPHPVFAHYPESGAEFFSRLRHATAFHDVVDLREVPVRSAGVIATGKFGTLEARALDHSLPSFGYRLVEPDGRTMIPELLERHGVRGPAVRSLTPPLLDRVSVVRPGQRFAFVMDTRLCDGVYELADGADMLVIESTYLHVDEALAQAHGHLTARQAASAAQECGVRTLVLTHFSQRYSDPAAFFTEAAEVFDGEIVVAADLQRVGVPRRRTAGRT from the coding sequence GTGTCACCGCGTGAACTGGTCGTACTGGGCACCGCGAGCCAGGTGCCCACCCGGACCCGCAACCACAACGGCTACTTCCTGCGCTGGGACGACGAGGGGTTCCTGTTCGACCCCGGCGAGGGCACCCAGCGCCAGATGCTGCGCGCGGGCGTGGCGGCGTCCGACGTCACCCGGCTGTTCGTGACCCACTTCCACGGGGACCACTGCCTGGGCGTGCCCGGCGTCGTGCAGCGGTTGTCGCTGGACAACGCGCCGCACCCGGTGTTCGCGCACTACCCCGAGTCCGGCGCCGAGTTCTTCTCCCGGCTGCGGCACGCGACCGCGTTCCACGACGTCGTGGACCTGCGCGAGGTGCCCGTGCGGTCGGCGGGTGTGATCGCGACCGGGAAGTTCGGCACTTTGGAGGCCCGGGCGCTGGACCACTCCCTGCCGTCGTTCGGGTACCGGCTGGTCGAGCCGGACGGCCGGACCATGATCCCCGAGCTGCTCGAACGCCACGGCGTGCGCGGACCGGCCGTGCGTTCGCTCACGCCGCCACTCCTCGATCGGGTGAGTGTCGTGCGGCCCGGCCAGCGGTTCGCGTTCGTGATGGACACGCGGCTGTGCGATGGCGTGTACGAGCTGGCCGACGGCGCGGACATGCTCGTGATCGAGTCGACCTACCTGCATGTGGACGAGGCGTTGGCCCAGGCCCACGGGCATCTGACGGCCCGGCAGGCGGCGTCGGCGGCCCAGGAGTGCGGTGTGCGGACGCTCGTGTTGACGCACTTCTCCCAGCGCTACTCCGATCCGGCGGCGTTCTTCACAGAGGCTGCCGAGGTGTTCGACGGCGAGATTGTCGTGGCAGCGGACCTACAGAGAGTGGGTGTCCCTCGGCGGCGTACAGCCGGCCGGACGTAA
- a CDS encoding serine hydrolase domain-containing protein, whose protein sequence is MESLRVVSSWPVDHVAGAVVDADGRVLGTVGDVDRRFALASVTKLLTSYAVLVAVEEGAVEWDRPAGPEGSTVRHLIAHTSGYGFDSLQVQAAPGTKRIYSNSGFAVLAETVATAADIPFADYLREAVFAPLGMTSSSLDGPAGSGATAAVADLVRFAAEVQNPKLVSPELVAEATSVVFPGLRGVLPGYGSQRENDWGLGFEIRAAKSPHWTGTTSSPRTAGHFGQSGTFLWIDPDVRAACVVLTDRPFGQWAVEAWTPFTDGVLAELRG, encoded by the coding sequence ATGGAGAGTCTGCGGGTGGTGTCCTCCTGGCCGGTCGACCACGTGGCGGGTGCCGTGGTGGACGCGGACGGCCGGGTCCTCGGCACGGTCGGCGACGTCGACCGCCGGTTCGCGCTGGCGTCGGTGACGAAGCTGCTCACGTCGTACGCCGTGCTCGTCGCGGTCGAGGAGGGCGCGGTCGAGTGGGACCGGCCCGCGGGTCCCGAGGGCTCGACCGTGCGGCACCTGATCGCGCACACGTCCGGGTACGGGTTCGACTCCCTCCAGGTCCAGGCCGCGCCGGGCACCAAGCGGATCTACTCCAACTCCGGGTTCGCCGTGCTGGCCGAGACCGTCGCGACCGCCGCCGACATCCCGTTCGCCGACTACCTGCGCGAAGCCGTGTTCGCGCCGCTGGGCATGACGTCGTCGAGCCTGGACGGCCCGGCCGGGTCGGGTGCCACGGCCGCGGTCGCCGACCTGGTCCGGTTCGCCGCCGAGGTGCAGAACCCCAAGCTCGTGTCGCCCGAGCTGGTCGCCGAGGCGACGAGCGTGGTGTTCCCCGGTCTGCGCGGCGTGCTGCCCGGCTACGGCTCGCAGCGCGAGAACGACTGGGGTCTGGGGTTCGAGATCCGGGCCGCCAAGTCGCCGCACTGGACCGGCACGACCAGTTCGCCGCGCACCGCCGGGCACTTCGGGCAGAGCGGCACGTTCCTGTGGATCGACCCGGACGTGCGTGCGGCGTGCGTGGTGCTCACCGACCGACCGTTCGGCCAGTGGGCCGTCGAGGCGTGGACGCCGTTCACCGACGGCGTGCTCGCGGAGCTGCGCGGCTGA